From Symphalangus syndactylus isolate Jambi chromosome 17, NHGRI_mSymSyn1-v2.1_pri, whole genome shotgun sequence, one genomic window encodes:
- the GPR84 gene encoding G-protein coupled receptor 84: protein MWNTSDANFSCYHESVLGYRYVAVSWGVVVAVTGTVGNVLTLLALAIQPKLRTRFNLLIANLTLADLLYCTLLQPFSVDTYLHLHWRTGATFCRVFGLLLFASNSVSILTLCLIALGRYLLIAHPKLFPQVFSAKGIVLALVSTWVVGVASFAPLWPIYILVPVVCTCSFDRIRGRPYTTILMGIYFVLGLSSVGIFYCLIHRQVKRAAQALDQYKLRQASIHSNHVAGTDEAMPGRFQELDSKLASGGPSEGISSEPVSAATTQTLEGDSSEVGDQINSKRAKQMAEKSPPEASAKAQPIKGARRAPDSSSEFGKVTRMCFAVFLCFALSYIPFLLLNILDARVQAPRVVHMLAANLTWLNGCINPVLYAAMNRQFRQAYGSILKRGPRSFHRLH from the coding sequence ATGTGGAACACCTCTGACGCCAACTTCTCCTGCTATCATGAGTCTGTGCTGGGCTATCGTTATGTTGCAGTTAgctggggggtggtggtggctgtGACAGGCACCGTGGGCAATGTGCTCACCCTGCTGGCCTTGGCCATCCAGCCCAAGCTCCGTACCCGATTCAACCTGCTCATAGCCAACCTCACACTGGCTGATCTCCTCTACTGCACGCTCCTGCAGCCCTTCTCTGTGGACACCTACCTCCACCTGCACTGGCGCACTGGTGCCACCTTCTGCAGGGTATTTGGGCTCCTCCTTTTTGCCTCCAATTCTGTCTCCATCCTGACTCTCTGCCTCATCGCACTGGGACGCTACCTCCTCATTGCCCACCCTAAGCTTTTTCCCCAAGTTTTCAGTGCCAAGGGGATAGTGCTGGCACTGGTGAGCACCTGGGTTGTGGGCGTAGCCAGCTTTGCTCCCCTCTGGCCTATTTATATCCTGGTACCTGTAGTCTGCACCTGCAGCTTTGACCGCATCCGAGGCCGGCCTTACACCACCATCCTCATGGGCATCTACTTTGTGCTTGGGCTCAGCAGTGTTGGCATCTTCTATTGCCTCATCCATCGCCAGGTCAAACGAGCAGCACAGGCACTGGACCAATACAAGTTGCGACAGGCAAGCATCCACTCCAACCATGTGGCCGGGACTGATGAGGCCATGCCTGGTCGTTTCCAGGAGCTGGACAGCAAGTTAGCATCAGGAGGACCCAGTGAGGGGATTTCATCTGAGCCAGTCAGTGCTGCCACCACCCAGACCCTGGAAGGGGACTCATCAGAAGTGGGAGACCAGATCAACAGCAAGAGAGCTAAGCAGATGGCAGAGAAAAGCCCTCCAGAAGCATCTGCCAAAGCCCAGCCAATTAAAGGAGCCAGAAGAGCTCCGGATTCCTCATCGGAATTTGGGAAGGTGACTCGAATGTGTTTTGCTGTGTTCCTCTGCTTTGCCCTGAGCTACATCCCCTTCTTGCTGCTCAACATTCTGGATGCCAGAGTCCAGGCTCCCCGGGTGGTCCACATGCTTGCTGCCAACCTCACCTGGCTCAATGGTTGCATCAACCCTGTGCTCTATGCAGCCATGAACCGCCAATTCCGCCAAGCATATGGCTCCATTTTAAAAAGAGGGCCCCGGAGTTTCCATAGGCTCCATTAG